A region from the Pseudomonas sp. Teo4 genome encodes:
- the lspA gene encoding signal peptidase II produces MPNPAAGRFGRLAWLWLSLVVLVLDQVTKVYFEGKLSLYQQIVVIPDYFSWTLAYNTGAAFSFLAESSGWQRWLFALIAVAVSAVLVVWLKRLGRSETWLAVALSLVLGGALGNLYDRIVLGHVVDFILVHWQNRYYFPAFNLADSAITVGAVMLALDMFKSKKSEEAVHD; encoded by the coding sequence ATGCCTAACCCTGCAGCGGGGCGCTTCGGGCGCCTTGCCTGGCTCTGGCTCAGCCTGGTGGTCCTGGTCCTTGACCAGGTCACCAAGGTGTACTTCGAAGGCAAGTTGAGCCTGTACCAGCAGATCGTGGTCATTCCTGACTACTTCAGCTGGACCCTGGCCTACAACACCGGTGCCGCGTTCAGCTTCCTGGCCGAGAGCTCGGGCTGGCAGCGCTGGCTGTTCGCCCTGATCGCCGTGGCGGTCAGTGCCGTGCTGGTGGTCTGGCTCAAGCGCCTGGGGCGCAGCGAGACCTGGCTGGCCGTGGCCCTGTCGCTGGTGCTTGGCGGTGCGCTGGGCAACCTGTATGACCGGATCGTGCTGGGCCATGTGGTCGACTTCATCCTGGTGCACTGGCAGAACCGTTACTATTTCCCGGCCTTCAACCTGGCCGACAGCGCCATTACCGTCGGTGCGGTGATGCTGGCGCTGGATATGTTCAAGAGCAAGAAGTCCGAGGAAGCTGTCCATGACTGA